DNA from Solenopsis invicta isolate M01_SB chromosome 4, UNIL_Sinv_3.0, whole genome shotgun sequence:
tttatattgacacatttatattaaaatttttttacttagccacaattattttcattttctataaGTAAATgctttaataatacaataatgtgTATTGCGtatacataacatttttttaaatatattaaataatcaaatttaaaaaaataaaaaagtaatgttaTGTATACGCAATATACATCATTGTATTATTAGAGCATTGATGGAAAATGAACATAATTGTggctatattaaaaaattttggctTAAATCATATTTATGGATTTATATGTAAAGAGCATAGCAGACTGAGAAATTAAAAGTGCTTATcgctaaaaaaagatttgaaatttattaaataaggaTACAATAAGAATACGGCGCAATACggtacaatattaatttttaatatacagtgAGAGTTTTAAATCCTGTATCaacgttttaccataagagatgacttaccgaTTGTAATTGTGAGATTTACCCTGTATACGTGTACACACATAATAAGGGTGAATCTTAAAGTtgcagtcggtaagtcatctctttcctttatatcttaaaaatttttatatttcattgattgataaaaaagtaaaataactgttttatttttaagtactttcttgctgtaacattttattttgtaaattttgagacACACTTTAtgcattaaaaattcatatcgtACTTGTATTATACTCTTGTGTTATATCATACtcatatattatacttttattgtttttttatttaacaaattttgaattttttttttagtcaggAGCACTTTTGATTTATTATAGATGGTTATAGttattagagaaaatttataagtaccgagaacatagtttttttataatattacacgtACTTACAGTAATTAGCAAAACGAAGAGAATTATTATAGAATACGTGCTGCAACATATGCTTGAAAATGCGAAAGGACGAAGAACGTGAGTAACTTCCGTTGCATATCTAAAATTTGTTATgcgttaaaatttacatattaaaaatttttttttaactacggTTATTTCCGAGTAAAGATAAGAATTAAGATATTTACTTGAGTAATTTCTGATGTGTTTTAATACATTTGAACAACGAATTAATATTTGTAGCGTCCTTTAACTCTTCAGTTAGTATAGCAAATCTTGCCGTTACAAACCAGAACAATAAATTCATAAAGATATTTAGGCAGAGTTGTGCTCCCATGTATGTTCCGACTATAGATTGTTGTAAATAGATTATTGTTTTTAATGGTTGATAAGACACGTCAAACGGATATTCTACTAATGTTGGAAATGACTGATGCATTAAAGGAGGTAATACTACAATCTGTACAACTATAAGAGCATAGTATTCAATTATTGCTGCACCATAAAATACACCACACTTGTCAATATATCGTTGAATAACAACTTCTTCATGTGGCTTCattaaatcacaaaaattttccaTTTCATAAGTAATACTCTGCAAATAATTACGTTGTTAtagaaaagaacaaaattataattttttaattaacatacatttacattttttaatgttaaataaataaatatgaattacTTGTATGCGATGATTATAAACAAGCTGATAAATACAGTTGAACATAATGTGCCAACTGGTGCTTGACATAACTAATGTTTGTGCTAAAAGAGCAGGATCATCAGTATGTTGTGAAGCACCATATAGACTCGGCAGCTCTAGACATAATCCCATAAGAATACACCAATAGTTATATAGTTTTCTACAGAACGTTTTTAACTTTGTCTCATTTTTTGATGGCCAAAACCAAAGTGGAAACATAGAAAATTTCGCTATTGAAATTACTTCTTTGAACGTCACTTTCTTTCGCATGACTACGCTCTGCTACGTATGTTGTACGCGTATTGTAAATTGATAGTGGGGGAAGCGGAAATTCTTTTACCAGCCGTATTATGTAATTTACTGAGCACTCGACggatttgaaacatttttacgatATTCTGCATGATATAGCTGCAGATGAagtctaatatattatttacattcttGTGTATCGTGCATATCTCCGTTTTTCATGAGGGATATACATTGGTAAAATTATTGGGAAGTATAAAATATGGGAGATGGATAGCGTTGCGTGTTCTCTAAATCAATACGCGGAAAAGTTTGCGATATCTTCAATAAGAGTTAACAAAATATGCATACAAACTGAAGAAATGGATTAAGTTTTTTCTGTGATATCTCGGATGCACCATATACACTATTCATTTTCTAGACATTGCAAAGGAACTAtacattatttcaatttgtctATTATTCTATGTAACGCAGCTTTGCGTTGCCATACAAATACAGTAAAGCATTTTAGCTTATAGAGTTTCAACTTTCAGTAGCACGCTTCGTTGTAcgctgtataattttatctatgcaTATCCTGTGATAGAAAAGAACTCTACAGAAAGTAACATATGTTTCATTGACATGATATGCAGCGATATCAGAAGCGTGGATTTCACGCTCACGCAACCTCTGCATGTCGTAATTTGAGAAAAGggaaaatataatgttatattatagAAACAGATGGAACGGGAGGATTCAGTAGGGTAATTTACCTACAGTGTATCTGTTGTGGGGATAATGTTGCGTCTCTTTCATCCATGTTGGAACCCTGAATTTAGCTATAAGTCAGCTATTCAGAAAAATCTTAAAGGAAATCAATGATGAAGAAAGAGAGGTCGGAAAAGAACTATACAGAAAGTAACATGTTTTATTGACATGATATGCAGCGGTATCAGAAGCGTGGATTTCACGCTCACGCAACCTCTGCATGTCGTAATTTGAGAAAAGGGGagatataatgttatattatagAAACAGGTGGAACGGGAGGATTCACAGTAGGGTGATCCATCTACAGTGTATCTGTTGTGGGGATAATGTTGCGTCTCTTTCATCCACGTTGGAGTCCGGAATTTAGCTATAAGTCAGCTATTCAGAAAAAAGTAAATCTTAAAGAAAATCAATGATGAAGAAAGAGGGGTCGGAAAAGGAACTGTCAGATTGTAGAAATAGTTTCGCATGAGCTGTTGCTTCGTACGCATGTTTGGCGATTCACTCCGTAAACTGTAATCTTCTGTGTATAATTGTGGTATATTAAAGTTGgtatttgtttttgttaaaaaatgtctCGATCTCTGGTGCAACATTTTTGAGAATATCTCTTCGAAATACTCGAAACTACGTGCGATGTCATGATGACTTCGAAGAAGAAGACACGTATCTAAAATGAAGAAATCCAGATCAGTTCAAGGAAATACACATTTTTCGTACCGTAATTGAGGAACTATTAGGGTTAAGGAACGCATCATCTGCAACAGAGAGAGGACGAGCTTCTCATGCATCTTTATCAGAATATTGaagttttaaacatttaaagaagcGGCTGTGATGACAATCGACAGGTTTTTATTCTCAAATATCCACACAGTTCTGAACAATAATCTCGgataaaacatttttgacaGAATTTCAGtgcataaattaaattgtttacgTAGTTCAATGCAATTACGGACGAACAATTAGGACGATCTAATCATATCTATGATTTTAAAAGTTATGcagtgtacaaaattttattgcactTCTAAACCCAATATGTTAATCTATCTTACTGCAGTTTGTAGTGGTACAAAGCTATATTatgtagaataataaaaaaaaatagaaattgtttTATAGCAGTGTTGTTTAGTGAAACCTGTATTATGGAATATATTCGAAATACCTCCAAAGTATTCTCGTagtattttggaaatattttttgaagCTTTTATACCGTTTTggatattaatttagaaatcttcctatattttaaaaatttggatGATTAttatactgaaataaaaatttgaattcctCATATTGTGGAATGAGAAGGAAAGGAAGGAGGTAGTGGAATaccaatttgtttttaaaaattaatttagtaaattaaCGCGACATAATTCTTATTAACACCAGTTTGTTAATCATAGAGTTTTACCAATCACCATACGTAGAATATCATCGAATATATAGaacgaaatttataatttactgaagagaGGAAAAAGATACGTTTGTGAAATAGTAGCAGGTCATGGAATATTAACAACTAATGTTATAAGatactttttgttataaaaaattatactctaCATTCACAGAATTCTTATATCAATATACACtaatatatttcgtattttcTTCAAActataaactaatatattttatattactaattatgCAGACCAGTTGTTTTGTTCCagcaaatttagattttttttttaatcatgtttCCTCAGAAAGAATTATGCGAAACGttgttaaataagaaaatgcCGTTGTAACATACTGTAAAATcaatgaaattgtaaaatttttaaaaacgattgAATGATGAtgcttaatatttaaatttagtatttcattgttatcatatttaaaactagaagaaaaagttaaatttaaagtacatatatacACTGTAGTTAATGGCacaactattaaaataatagcacTTTCTtgtgtgaaataaataaaaaatacaaaaggatttttaatgtttttatataagcttcatttttgaaaaaataaaattgtttttcaaaactGAAGTTTATGTATAAACTTGTTAAATATCAGTACTAtctctacttttttttaaataatattttgcagatgatataaaaaaaattagtactaCGCGCgtttctaaaattgttttgaatatcTATCAATCAGAacgcataaaaatatattttaatcaaggTTTTTTCTTACGTATAGATGTATTGTAATCAAAAAATgactgaaaataatataaattataaaaactatgtgatacaaagtaaatttttcttaataagaTGTTTTTgcacagtaatatttttttttgttgtaccataaattgcgttatatattttatgtaacgtGATTGAATATTGCAAGATGTCTTACAGAAGCATAATGTTGAAAGCTTAAAGCTTTTAATAAACCAGGAACAGATATAATTACAGCTTGTTGGCATCGGAGCAAAGTATATAACATAATCTTTCGTGTTTTGATGCTTTGGTTATACCATAATGAATTATAGGCTGCCTCAGCAATATTAGAACtctaaaatatacattaaaaaaaatacgcacttttatttttattcagttttagataatttatttttattcaaacttaCTGTTCTCATTAGATGATCAGCCGGCCAAGCGCATAAAAGTACTTTTGTCAACGATGTGGaacatatgattatatattgaatttttacgGATGGCGGAAATCgctatttttaaaagattttaggCGAAAAATACAAATCCAAATTATTTAATGgtgttgtttaataattatattgcgctaagatataaataatatagatgtACATACACTGAGAAATGTAACGCCACCGAATACTAGCGCTGCTGTACTAATACCGAGCGATGCTAGTATTACATGTGCAATAGAATTGCTCATTTCTTTCGCATATCTATtagaatttattacaatttatgaaaattttacgattaattTATATTGGAGATAAATATTGTAGCaagaaaatatgataattttattaatggttttaagaattagaagagtttaatttttttaaatacaaagagACAGttgtggtaaaaaaaaatattgacatcaGAGCTATAAAAGTTGCtgattatatgataaaaaatttctttctatgCAGTTAATTGATCGTCTGTAATAGTAATTTGTATTTTTGGCATACCTTAAAGTTTCTTGATGCTCTTGTATACATGTTATCCAGTCAGAATATTTGGTGATTATACGGAATTTGTTGGCCAATATTTCAAAGCGAGCCGTTGTAAACCATAGCAAAAGAGCGAGAAAAACATTAGCGCTAACTTGACAATAAACTTGGTACATACCGAGAGCTTGATGAAAGTAGATTATTGTCTTCATCGGTTGATAGTCAACGTGGAATGGATATTCTATTTCCAACGGAAACATGCGGGATTGAATTAATGGCACGATGAGTGAACCAGCTAAAGAGGCAGCAGTTAATGACAATGTAGTTccgtaaagaaaaatatatttgttaatgtaTTGCTGAAATATATCCTTTTCTTCAGCGTTTGCTTGTTTATAATAATCTTCCATCTCGCAAATTACATtctgtaaatttattaagatttaatttaatttgtacatgTTAGATAgatgacatttaaaaaatatttgaaaaattttttaaatagtgcacaaattaaaagatattatttattttgcaagaaGAGactgataatataaaaataataattatttttctcactTGTAGACGGTCATGTTGTTGCGTGAATAAAAATATCTGCAATGGAATTTCACAGAAAATGCCCAACGCGCAAGCTAATTGCATAATCAGGGAAACATTGtctaaatgattattaattgaatatattaacTCAATGACTATGAATGCACCATTCACGATTGacaaatatcgaaatattttatcacGAATAATTTGACCCTTTGTGGCAGTTCGCGGTAGAGGCCAGCAacaagcaaataataaatctatcttCAGAAAAGTAATAACTTGGTCTAACGTCGGTACGGTTTTCATATTATACAGAGAACCGTCGCACTTATTTTTGCACGAACGTGTTTTAACCGCTACTCTCCTTGtgcttttctcataattttacGAAGAATTTTATGCGAAGGTAGAAACTTCTAGGCGGTATAAGATTGCGCACTTTTGCAACGCAAAGTATCTCAGAGGTGGGATATTACGGCGTTTATTATTTCTTCTGTTCATTTTCCTCTCTTTTGAGTTTACGTGCAACCGTGcggattaataaattatacgaCTGGTGTGTATTTTACCTCAGCGTGTAGTGCTATAGCTTGTATTTCTATCTTGAATTATTATGAGAATTGCTATGCCTTTACGTACCTTACGTGTAATTATTGAGCGTACATTGAAAACCATAATCACAGTGTGAATTTTAATctttgagaaagagagagagagagagaggggggagaatAATGTTGATAAATGAGACATAATacaataacatataatttacataGCGCATTGATAATActctttacattatatttatagatCACACACATTAAATGATTAGCTTATCACCGATGTTATTTAACGTGATTAATTCAAGCGAGTATGAGAAGCAAAACATGTTCATGGTAGCTGTTATGCtggacaattattttattaatggacTTCGTCCAGTAGATTTGCTTTATTCACATTAATTTGAACACTTCTAGTGTAGTTCTTAATGAAAAACAGTATCAATTTGATTTCTCTTATTCGAGTATTTTTCATATTCTTCATGGTCTATTTTTCAAAGGAGATAATTATattatgagataaaaaaaataatttactttacattattatataggTACATCAATTTTTGTATGTTGTTAGGTAGTATAaggtagaaaaattaaaatttattttatattgttatacatagattatattaaaaaatcactgttatataagttttatatattatttatgaatttataaataatattaagtaatgCAATGAATAACAAAAAGTGACGCTAAGTCTATCGTAAatgtcttttttattattatttttgaattttgcgttACAAACACAGATGCagaattagtttaaaatatttacagtgttgcttcataaatttttgtcgcattaaaaaagtataatacatACAATAGTTTACATATTCAGCCCATCCTCGACGGCAAATATCGCTCGAAAAGTTGTCAAAAAGGAAAACGTGGTCGATAAATACTATCACAGATATACAAGTTTTGATTATTGTAAGTATCAATAATGTAtgatgattaaattattataaatctgcacatattatttataacgtaaTTCCGATATTTACACcgcaaaagtaagaaaaaatagaagtgGAAATAACTTGCTTGCAATCATTCGATGTCTTATGTTTGTATTATGTTGTAATTTTggttttttacctttttaatattaacataaccATTGTGAATTGAATTAATTTGCCAATGTATGAGTGaccatatattataatttatgtaaagtaattaCTCTTTCTGTAGGAAGTGCAAAAGgttcattaattttatgatacataaGTGGAGAGAGATAGTAAAGGATGCAGTATACGAAAATACAAGTGTTCTTagcttttgtattttttgtataatttgttttaCTCATGAGTAGTTACCACTTGGGATATAAGTGGCGATCCAAAAGTAAGGTTACAAAGCCTGCAGTGAAgaagaaatgttttattaaaaaaaaaaaaaccaatgtaTCTACTTTGAATTATATCCCCAACATTACTTTTTGGCCACAGCTGTTTAAACATTTGTCGTTTCGTGAGATAAGATTGAAAATTcctttctcataaaatttttttcttattcttgtCCTTGCTCTTTCAGCCAAATTGTGGCAAAGTCTTTCACCTCCTTGTTCGAAGCGAATTGTTGGCCTCCTAAGTGCTCCTTGAAGTGAGAAAACAGGTAAAAGTTACTTGGAACGAGGTCCGGGCTGTAGGGAGGGTAGTCGATGACGAACCTGCGGAACTGCTTCAACTGATGTCTTACTCGTGGAGCTTTTGGAAAGAGGACACACGGTGACCGCTGACCGTGCTGAGAGATCTTGAAACGATTGCGCGAAGCAATCAGGAGGAAACGAGCAAGATTTTTCACCGAAAGCGTCATCCTACTTCAGGACAACGCGCGGCTCCATACGGCACAGAAGATGCTGTTGAAGCAGTTTCGCTAGGACCCCGATTCATCGATCACTCTCCCTACAGCCCGGACCTCGCTTCAAGGAGCACTTAGGAGACCGACGATTCGTTTCGAACAAAGAGGTGAAAAACTTTGCGACAACTTGGTTGAAAGAGCAAGGACAAGAATTTTATGAGAAAGGAATTTTTAACCTTATCCCACAAAGTGTCAAGTGCTTAAATTGCTGTGGCGACTACGTCGAAAAATAATGCTAGGGATATAATTCAAAGTAGACAAATTggtttttctgaataaaacgtTCCTTCTTCACTGCAGACTTTGTAACTTTACTTTTGGATTGCCCTTCATATAAGGCAACAAtccaaagattttttaaaagtaaaattttcttcctaaatataagaaaataaatattttgtatttttttttttgtttttatagtaGCACACaaagtttttattggtataatttattttccttaaacgtaattaataatatttgattaagtTTTCAATAGGTACGGCGTATATACCGGAATTAccctataataatattttatttggtttGAATTTgcgaattaatataaaagactaatatgttaaaaaatgtaacattaaatttatagattattatgttcaagatataaaacattaaagtttgattattaaatcacttagattgaaaattataatttaatataggaCTTACAGAGGCGTAATAATTAAGTGAAAGAATCGGTAGCATACATGGTACAGTTAGAGTCACAGGATGTTGACATCTCGAtacaatatataacatatttttttgtaaagataatTCTTGATTGTACCATGAAGATTTATATCCAGCGTGGCCAATATCATTGCTCTGAAATGTTAAggtaaaagtattttaatattatataatatggtAAGAATATTCTCACTTAGAATCAGAATGGAGACACAGTAATTAGTATAATGCGAATTTTTTCTGAGATAAAAATGCGATCATGgattaatatataagaaatcgtatattttgaatttaatatatattttatatttatatctttgatttgttacttattaattttgtttatataaacaatttttttacttttacttatattttgtGATTATGACTGTGATTGCCTTACCGTTCTCAATAAATAATCAGCTGGCCATGCGCAGACAAAGACTTCTATAAGTGCGGATGCGGCAACGGTAAAAAATTGGGTTTTTATAGTTAAAGGTTGTCGctgtaagataatattttaacataagtAATTTGTAAAAAGTCATTTATAACAGATTACATTTACCATAGAAAG
Protein-coding regions in this window:
- the LOC105196133 gene encoding uncharacterized protein LOC105196133 — its product is MRKKVTFKEVISIAKFSMFPLWFWPSKNETKLKTFCRKLYNYWCILMGLCLELPSLYGASQHTDDPALLAQTLVMSSTSWHIMFNCIYQLVYNHRIQSITYEMENFCDLMKPHEEVVIQRYIDKCGVFYGAAIIEYYALIVVQIVVLPPLMHQSFPTLVEYPFDVSYQPLKTIIYLQQSIVGTYMGAQLCLNIFMNLLFWFVTARFAILTEELKDATNINSLFKCIKTHQKLLKYATEVTHVLRPFAFSSICCSTYSIIILFVLLITHQPIALVIQFVGLAITCLAEVYMYVWPGENLINACDDIVHAAYSVYNKHSIKAQKCLQFIMLRSQKPVTLSIPCFLDALSNNYFTSYCSTILSYFTTVRVMMLEDN
- the LOC105196132 gene encoding uncharacterized protein LOC105196132, whose product is MTETLTLEKIISFLKVDLTFACCWPVPIKATKSQKIRDKLFRFLCCLNGILMSIFLIYTLSNKCDNMILIMKVGCELSAFLQIPVQITLFTFQSDRLQIIICEMEDYIQQAKSEERNVFQQYINKCKLFYGTTLCWITTTATIMIFGPLVLSQPFPIEVEYPFAVDKQPLKTIIYLHHIMVVYQSCAQVCSNVFVALLLWFVAARFEILSHKFQKITSISEFINCVQLHQRLLRYAKEVTMSIRYIALSTIGFSTIAVVFSGLTFLSRQPLTIKTQFFTVAASALIEVFVCAWPADYLLRTSNDIGHAGYKSSWYNQELSLQKNMLYIVSRCQHPVTLTVPCMLPILSLNYYASYLSTTFSFLTTFRAIFAVEDGLNINYEKSTRRVAVKTRSCKNKCDGSLYNMKTVPTLDQVITFLKIDLLFACCWPLPRTATKGQIIRDKIFRYLSIVNGAFIVIELIYSINNHLDNVSLIMQLACALGIFCEIPLQIFLFTQQHDRLQNVICEMEDYYKQANAEEKDIFQQYINKYIFLYGTTLSLTAASLAGSLIVPLIQSRMFPLEIEYPFHVDYQPMKTIIYFHQALGMYQVYCQVSANVFLALLLWFTTARFEILANKFRIITKYSDWITCIQEHQETLRYAKEMSNSIAHVILASLGISTAALVFGGVTFLSRFPPSVKIQYIIICSTSLTKVLLCAWPADHLMRTSSNIAEAAYNSLWYNQSIKTRKIMLYTLLRCQQAVIISVPGLLKALSFQHYASYVTTAFSYLTTFRIILSEET